The following is a genomic window from Amycolatopsis sp. BJA-103.
ACCGTCCACGTTGGAACTGCGCCACAGCGGGATGTCGACCCCCTGTGCCGCGCCGAGGTCCACGACCTCGGCGAGCACCAGGTTCCACAGGAAGGCGTTGATCACCGTGGACAGTGGCGCGGTCCGGGGTGCCTCCGGCGGGTAGCTCGAGTCGCCGGGACGCACGTGGGAGTCGAGCACGATGCTGGCTTCTTCGATCAGCGTCGTCGCCGCGCGCTTCGGTGCCGCGGCCACGGACGCGGCCGAGCTCACCGCGATGACCGAGGCGCCGCGAGCGCGGGCACCGGCGGCCAGTTCGACCGGGTACGGGTTCACGCCCGAGGTCGAGAACACCACCAGCAGGTCGTCCGGCCCCGGCGCGCGTTCGGCCAGTACCTCCTCGGCGAGCCCGGAGCGGCGTTCGGTCTTGGTGCTGTGCTGCGCGCCGTGCAGCGGTAGCAGCTCGGGGTGGTAGACCGGGTACACGCAGGCGAGGCCGCCCGCGCGGTAGAAGGTCTCGGCGACCGCGGCCAGCGAATGACCCGCTCCGGCGGTGAACACCAGGGCGTCGGCCCGGATGACCCCGAGGATCAGTTCGGCCGACTTCCGGATCTGCTCCGCGTTACCCCGTTCGGCCTCCGCGAGCCGTTCGGCGACGTCTGCATAACGTTCGGTGGTGCTCACCACATCCGCCCTTCCGTCTGGAGATCAGCGACGAATGTATCGCGTGGACCAATGGCCGAAGTGGAATACATCGGGTCATGATCGAGGTTGACCCGATCGCTGCGGCCGGGTTTCGGAGACTGGAGGGTCCAGGGTGAGCGAGGCTGATCCCGCGGTGCGGACTTGGCGAGCACGCGGCCAGGCGAAAGCCGTGGTGCTGGTCCTGCACGGCGGCGCGGAGCACAGTCATGCC
Proteins encoded in this region:
- a CDS encoding sugar isomerase domain-containing protein, coding for MVSTTERYADVAERLAEAERGNAEQIRKSAELILGVIRADALVFTAGAGHSLAAVAETFYRAGGLACVYPVYHPELLPLHGAQHSTKTERRSGLAEEVLAERAPGPDDLLVVFSTSGVNPYPVELAAGARARGASVIAVSSAASVAAAPKRAATTLIEEASIVLDSHVRPGDSSYPPEAPRTAPLSTVINAFLWNLVLAEVVDLGAAQGVDIPLWRSSNVDGGDEANAALLAKYGARVPALR